One Setaria viridis chromosome 3, Setaria_viridis_v4.0, whole genome shotgun sequence DNA window includes the following coding sequences:
- the LOC117850696 gene encoding L10-interacting MYB domain-containing protein-like encodes MPEIDWNSENTRVLCVLFAEQVEKGNRPNTHLNALGYAEVEKGFKERTRIVATKGQIKNKWDKLKEDFKAWRKKARADIPGCGKFKKKGLENEDELAKCFADITTIGIDHWSSHVVNVEATENVDVTQDEATNFEPEGDDFIPETQEKDIGISPSPASGKRLARPVDRSGKKAKSGNALLIQEAVTSMTSSANEYVSKRHEKYSIEEVMEVVVACGAGYDSNEHYMASELFVKKEQREMFMTLPTNEIRFNWLRRKYNDKYEK; translated from the exons ATGCCTGAAATTGATTGGAATTCGGAGAACACTCGAGTGCTGTGTGTGTTGTTTGCCGAACAAGTTGAAAAAGGAAATCGAccaaacacacacttgaatgcacttggttatgctgaggttgagaagGGGTTCAAGGAAAGGACTAGAATTGTGGCTACCAAGGGTcaaatcaagaacaaatgggacaagttgaaggaagatttcaaagcatgga ggaaaaaagctagAGCT GACATTCCGGGTTGTGGcaagttcaaaaagaagggccttgagaatgaagatgaattagccaagtgttttgctgacattactactattggtattgatcattggtcttctcatgttgtgaatgttgaagcaaCCGAAAATGTTGATGTGACACAAGATGAGGCAACCAATTTTGAGCCAGAAGGTGATGATTTCATTCCTGAAACACAAGAGAAGGATATTGGTATTTCTCCTTCACCTGCGAGTGGCAAGAGACTGGCAAGGCCTGTTGACAGGAGTGGTAAAAAAGCGAAGTCTGGAAATGCACTCCTAATTCAAGAAGCAGTAACAAGTATGACAAGTTCAGCCAATGAATATGTTTCGAAGAGACATGAAAAATATTCTATTGAGGAAGTGATGGAGGTTGTGGTTGCTTGTGGGGCCGGCTATGATAGCAATGAACATTACATGGCGTCTgaactgtttgtgaagaaggagcaaagggagatgttcatgaccttgcctactaatgagattaggttcaattggcttaggaggaagtacaatgataaatatgaaaaatag
- the LOC117847602 gene encoding BURP domain-containing protein 13 has product MHPSTLLLIVVVSAGAAVVLGHPATTNTLAAQFWQKALPGTTMPDAIADLVKNGIDHSPLVEHYSAPPSISVCIMFNSACNPLTVAETGIFFHEAQLRPGSAMTLSFPAEAETAILPHGVAEKVPFGNLGDVLATFNIPAGSAEATQVRDTLSRCQEPPVAGEVKSCTTSLESTVRSAMDMLGTVVNDGGQQGVWAATSELPRGGLPRQPYVVQGVAPLDGERYVSCHKVPFPYAVYQCHIAGTMGYRAYVVSLSGLRGGGRPAASMLAFCHVDTSSWNPAHPAFEILNTRPGGSPVCHFMPYGDLAFVKKAGRAY; this is encoded by the exons ATGCATCCATCAACACTCCTCCTGATTGTGGTGGtttccgccggcgccgccgtggtgcTCGGTCACCCTGCCACCACTAACACTCTGGCGGCACAGTTCTGGCAGAAGGCCCTCCCGGGCACGACGATGCCAGACGCCATTGCAGATCTTGTCAAGAATG GCATTGACCACTCGCCACTTGTGGAGCACTACTCTGCACCGCCCAGTATCAGTGTATGCATAATGTTCAACTCCGCTTGCAATCCACTGACCGTCGCGGAGACCGGCATCTTCTTCCACGAGGCGCAGCTGCGTCCTGGCAGCGCCATGACGCTCTCCTTCCCGGCGGAGGCAGAGACAGCTATCCTCCCCCACGGCGTCGCCGAGAAGGTCCCCTTCGGAAACCTAGGCGACGTCCTCGCCACCTTCAACATCCCGGCGGGCTCCGCCGAGGCAACCCAGGTGAGGGACACCCTGAGCAGGTGCCAGGAGCCGCCTGTCGCGGGCGAGGTCAAGTCCTGCACCACGTCCCTGGAGAGCACCGTGCGTAGCGCCATGGACATGCTTGGCACCGTTGTCAACGACGGCGGCCAGCAGGGCGTGTGGGCGGCCACGTCGGAGCTCCCCCGCGGGGGGCTGCCACGTCAGCCGTACGTGGTCCAGGGTGTCGCCCCGCTGGACGGCGAACGCTACGTGTCCTGCCACAAGGTGCCGTTCCCGTACGCCGTCTACCAGTGCCACATTGCAGGGACGATGGGGTACAGAGCCTACGTGGTCTCGCTTagcggcctccgcggcggcggccggccggcggcttcCATGCTGGCGTTCTGCCACGTCGACACCTCCAGCTGGAACCCGGCGCACCCGGCTTTCGAGATACTGAACACCCGCCCCGGTGGCTCGCCGGTGTGCCACTTCATGCCGTACGGTGATCTGGCCTTCGTTAAGAAGGCTGGACGAGCCTATTAA